A region from the Flexibacter flexilis DSM 6793 genome encodes:
- a CDS encoding DEAD/DEAH box helicase, whose protein sequence is MKVSPTKPFQIVYSLFQHEFLGYLFESFAVQLDDHGRLSLQSQNISFKNANEFSDRMDEADWRLVKLIDEIQQDAVFKHFSTNNKKQTVSDFFIKIYDPNKPDKPLQEQISHYLERRMSEIIPLLSNKPIFEMGSDGEATYRRLAMADEPASIWFHFHRNQEATHYFPTILFKGQKLDFQYKNAIVMSNEPACLLLNRVLYTFKQSIDGNKLKPFLNKNHIVVPRSVEETYFNKFLKPLISHSEDIYAEGFEIIKQTPKPETILVIRELLQENARVAAPLLVGQTDENPAAEVRTENNTNISFELQFEYTGAETVKLNNSQDVLVTMQKEGDSYTFVRTQRDTAKEKNILKILQENGLKLHAGQVVMPHFEALEWLGRHADLLAENAVRVEQQTVSDVKYFIGHTSISLDVRENSDWFDIYANVQFGEYTIPFLKIRQLILQNKREFLLPNGEIAVIPEAWFTEYSELFALANTSDTGEVNITKAHFAMLNTMHDQELLSVKMNEKLERLRDFSSIESYPLPKAFKGVLRPYQKAGYDWMRFLNQYKLGGCLADDMGLGKTVQTLALLQSQKDEGIKRASLLVMPTSLVYNWEMEAKKFTTGLKILNYTGADREKSSEFFSYFDIIITSYGIVRLDLDVLKQYQFNYLILDESQAIKNPSSHIARAVTQIGAIHRLILTGTPLENSTLDLWSQMNFINEGLLGTQTYFRNEFQTPIERKNDETRLHKLHAIIKPFILRRHKSQVAKELPEKVENIHYSRMNAEQETEYEEAKSYFRNKILEHIEQKGMAQSQILLLQGLTQLRQLANHPRMVNEEYKGSSGKMEDIVHKLDNVIRENHKVLIFSQFVKHLSILREYLEHFKLNYAYLDGSTRDRQEQVNLFQKNADCQVFLISLKAGGVGLNLTAADYVFILDPWWNPAVEAQAIDRAHRIGQDKTVFVYKFISKDSVEEKILALQQNKLKLAGDLIVTEENFVKALSKDDIVELLA, encoded by the coding sequence ATGAAAGTATCTCCCACCAAACCGTTCCAAATTGTCTATTCGTTATTTCAGCACGAATTCTTAGGGTATTTATTTGAATCTTTTGCCGTACAACTCGACGACCATGGCCGTTTGAGTTTGCAGTCGCAAAATATTTCATTCAAAAACGCAAACGAATTTTCCGACAGAATGGACGAAGCCGATTGGCGTTTGGTGAAACTCATTGATGAGATTCAGCAAGATGCTGTGTTTAAACATTTTTCTACCAACAACAAAAAGCAAACTGTTTCAGATTTTTTCATCAAAATCTACGACCCGAACAAACCTGACAAGCCATTACAGGAGCAAATCAGCCATTACCTGGAACGGCGAATGTCCGAAATCATTCCGTTGCTATCCAACAAACCCATTTTTGAAATGGGCAGCGACGGCGAAGCCACGTACCGCCGTTTGGCGATGGCCGACGAACCCGCCTCGATTTGGTTTCATTTTCACCGCAACCAAGAAGCTACACATTATTTCCCGACAATTTTATTTAAAGGTCAAAAGCTTGATTTTCAATACAAAAACGCGATTGTGATGAGCAATGAGCCTGCGTGTCTGCTGCTCAATCGTGTACTTTATACCTTTAAGCAAAGTATTGATGGCAATAAACTTAAGCCATTTTTGAATAAAAACCACATCGTCGTGCCGCGCTCGGTGGAAGAAACCTATTTTAATAAGTTTCTAAAGCCGCTTATTTCACATTCTGAAGATATTTATGCAGAAGGTTTTGAGATAATAAAACAAACACCTAAGCCAGAAACTATATTGGTAATCAGGGAGTTGTTGCAAGAAAATGCGCGAGTGGCTGCCCCGCTATTGGTAGGCCAAACCGACGAAAACCCTGCGGCAGAAGTGCGCACCGAAAACAATACCAACATCTCGTTTGAGCTACAATTTGAGTACACAGGAGCCGAAACCGTCAAGCTCAACAACTCGCAAGATGTATTGGTAACCATGCAAAAAGAGGGCGATTCTTATACGTTTGTTCGCACGCAACGCGATACAGCCAAAGAAAAAAATATTTTAAAAATTTTGCAGGAAAACGGACTCAAACTCCATGCGGGACAAGTCGTAATGCCGCATTTTGAAGCCTTGGAATGGCTTGGTCGCCATGCAGATTTGCTGGCAGAAAATGCAGTGCGCGTAGAACAACAAACCGTTTCGGACGTAAAATATTTTATTGGCCACACCAGCATTAGTCTGGACGTACGCGAGAACTCCGATTGGTTCGATATTTACGCCAACGTACAATTTGGAGAATATACTATTCCTTTCCTGAAAATCAGACAGTTAATTCTGCAAAATAAACGTGAATTTCTGTTGCCTAATGGCGAAATTGCCGTAATTCCAGAGGCTTGGTTTACAGAATATTCCGAACTTTTTGCCCTTGCCAACACCTCCGACACGGGCGAAGTGAACATCACAAAAGCGCATTTTGCGATGCTCAATACCATGCACGACCAAGAACTTTTGAGCGTGAAAATGAACGAAAAACTGGAGCGTTTGCGCGACTTTTCATCTATCGAAAGTTATCCGTTGCCTAAGGCGTTTAAAGGCGTGTTGCGTCCGTACCAAAAAGCTGGCTACGATTGGATGCGATTTTTGAACCAATACAAATTGGGCGGCTGCCTTGCCGACGACATGGGTTTGGGCAAAACCGTACAAACGCTGGCCTTGTTGCAAAGCCAAAAAGACGAGGGCATCAAACGAGCGTCTTTGCTAGTCATGCCAACATCGTTGGTGTATAACTGGGAAATGGAAGCCAAAAAGTTTACGACTGGCCTCAAAATCTTGAATTATACGGGAGCTGACCGCGAGAAAAGCAGCGAATTTTTTAGCTATTTTGATATAATCATCACTTCGTATGGCATTGTGCGTCTGGATTTGGACGTTTTGAAGCAATATCAATTCAATTATTTGATTCTGGACGAGTCGCAAGCCATCAAAAATCCGAGTTCGCACATTGCCCGCGCCGTAACGCAAATCGGGGCAATACATCGCCTTATCCTGACGGGTACACCATTGGAAAACAGCACGTTAGACCTTTGGTCGCAAATGAATTTTATCAACGAAGGCCTGTTGGGTACGCAGACGTATTTCCGCAACGAATTTCAAACACCAATCGAGCGGAAAAATGATGAAACCAGATTGCACAAGCTGCACGCCATCATCAAACCGTTTATTTTGCGCCGACATAAGTCGCAAGTAGCCAAAGAGTTGCCCGAAAAAGTGGAAAATATACATTACAGCCGCATGAACGCCGAGCAGGAGACCGAATACGAGGAAGCAAAATCGTATTTCCGTAACAAAATCTTGGAACATATCGAGCAGAAAGGCATGGCGCAGTCGCAAATTTTGTTGTTGCAGGGGCTTACGCAATTGCGGCAGTTGGCCAACCACCCGCGCATGGTAAACGAAGAATACAAAGGCAGTTCGGGCAAAATGGAAGACATCGTGCATAAGTTGGATAATGTGATTCGCGAAAATCATAAAGTTTTGATTTTCAGTCAATTTGTAAAACATTTAAGTATTTTGCGCGAATATTTAGAGCATTTCAAACTCAATTATGCGTACTTGGACGGTAGCACCCGCGACCGCCAAGAGCAAGTCAATTTGTTCCAGAAAAATGCAGATTGCCAAGTATTTTTGATTTCGCTCAAAGCAGGAGGCGTTGGCCTGAACCTCACAGCCGCCGACTATGTTTTCATCTTAGATCCGTGGTGGAATCCTGCCGTAGAAGCACAAGCCATTGACCGAGCACACCGCATTGGGCAAGACAAAACCGTTTTTGTCTATAAGTTTATTAGCAAAGATTCGGTAGAAGAAAAGATTTTAGCTTTGCAACAAAACAAACTAAAACTTGCTGGAGATCTGATCGTTACAGAAGAAAACTTTGTAAAAGCCCTGAGCAAAGATGACATTGTAGAGCTTTTGGCGTAA
- a CDS encoding winged helix-turn-helix transcriptional regulator yields MLNNQEDANKEFTEECDKVLGAVSDFLYVIGGKWKLMIIIALARGNTRFTELQRQVKGISARVLSNELKDLELNGFVVKKVSVGYPVLIEYELLPYSHTLEEVVTAMTKWGIQHKEKIKRDMAV; encoded by the coding sequence ATGTTAAATAATCAAGAAGACGCGAATAAAGAATTTACAGAAGAATGCGACAAAGTGCTTGGTGCTGTAAGTGATTTTCTGTACGTTATTGGAGGGAAATGGAAACTTATGATAATTATTGCTCTGGCGAGAGGCAATACTAGATTTACAGAACTTCAACGGCAAGTCAAGGGAATTTCGGCAAGGGTTCTTTCAAATGAATTAAAAGACTTAGAATTAAATGGATTTGTTGTAAAAAAAGTTTCTGTTGGCTACCCTGTTCTTATTGAGTATGAGTTACTTCCTTATAGTCATACACTTGAGGAAGTCGTTACTGCCATGACAAAATGGGGGATTCAACATAAAGAAAAAATCAAACGAGATATGGCCGTATAA
- a CDS encoding nuclear transport factor 2 family protein: MAYFCQQQFKNNVQLKKITMFLEALKAKEELRTLIDAYAYLGDEKKITEQMTLFTKDVTYTVYMNGVIVANITGNEALEKEFTGHASLVKTYFTLNGQHTVTIEGDTAKGVSFSLLKMIRENEGKDVITDYSVKYEDSYVFQNGKWLIKERVGYFLMIEARTLNLPY; the protein is encoded by the coding sequence ATGGCATACTTTTGCCAACAACAATTTAAAAATAATGTTCAACTAAAAAAAATAACGATGTTTTTAGAAGCCTTAAAAGCAAAAGAAGAGTTAAGAACTCTGATAGATGCCTACGCCTATTTGGGTGATGAAAAAAAGATTACCGAACAAATGACTTTGTTTACGAAAGATGTCACCTATACAGTGTATATGAATGGGGTAATAGTTGCTAACATTACTGGTAATGAGGCATTAGAAAAAGAGTTTACGGGACACGCTTCTCTGGTCAAAACCTATTTTACATTAAATGGACAACATACTGTAACCATAGAAGGCGATACCGCAAAGGGTGTTTCATTCTCTTTACTTAAAATGATTAGAGAAAACGAAGGAAAAGACGTTATCACAGATTATAGCGTCAAATATGAGGATTCATACGTTTTTCAGAACGGAAAATGGCTGATAAAAGAGCGAGTTGGCTATTTTTTAATGATAGAAGCAAGAACATTAAATCTGCCGTACTAA
- a CDS encoding vWA domain-containing protein, protein MLRRIAILLCLLLTLMSSNAIAQVRKKPAPKPVAAAAPTGPKKTRILFLLDCSGSMLANMDGDSRMNVAKRLLSELIDSLSTKPNLEIALRAYGHQSDRTEADCYDSKLEVGFWPKNTTAIKNRLKTLQAKGNTPISYSLEQSARDFPKDPNAENLVILITDGLESCNRDPCAVAAALRSKNINLKPFIIGVGSDADFKTAYSCVGQYFDAKSAQGFKSVLRKIVRQTLNKTTVTVSLLNHVNLPKETNLNMSFYNAQNGEVIYDIVHYLDGRGLPDTLSIDPAITYNLVINSIPAVEKKNVVINAGMHNNISVKVPQGNLMVTHPLSSGYGKTLPVMIRQGKNLLNVQAINTPQPYLMGTYDVEVLTLPRTVMKNVNIQGGKNTTIDIPGPGLVNITDNVAGYGGIYEVREDGQEVLIYNLSRGSRVSLSIQPGEYKVVYRSAKAINSKFTAVKYFTVEATGSVVDVTLF, encoded by the coding sequence ATGTTGCGTAGAATAGCGATTTTATTATGTCTATTGCTCACCTTGATGAGTTCCAATGCGATAGCCCAAGTCCGCAAAAAGCCTGCGCCTAAACCTGTTGCCGCTGCCGCTCCGACGGGGCCGAAGAAAACCCGCATTTTGTTTTTGTTGGATTGTTCGGGAAGTATGTTGGCCAACATGGACGGTGACTCGCGCATGAACGTAGCCAAACGACTTTTGTCCGAACTCATAGACTCCCTTTCTACTAAACCAAATCTTGAAATTGCTTTGCGTGCATACGGACACCAATCCGACCGCACCGAAGCGGATTGTTATGACTCCAAATTGGAAGTTGGTTTTTGGCCAAAAAATACGACGGCCATCAAAAACCGCCTCAAAACGCTGCAAGCCAAAGGCAACACGCCTATTTCATATTCGTTGGAGCAGTCGGCCAGAGATTTTCCCAAAGACCCTAACGCCGAGAATTTAGTGATTCTGATTACTGACGGTTTGGAATCCTGCAACCGCGACCCATGCGCTGTGGCGGCTGCTTTGCGCAGTAAAAACATTAATCTAAAACCGTTTATTATTGGGGTAGGTAGTGATGCCGATTTCAAAACGGCGTATAGTTGTGTGGGACAATATTTTGATGCTAAAAGTGCGCAAGGATTCAAATCAGTGTTGCGTAAAATCGTGCGCCAAACCCTCAACAAAACGACTGTAACCGTTAGCTTATTAAACCATGTCAATTTACCCAAAGAGACGAATTTGAATATGAGTTTTTATAATGCCCAGAATGGAGAGGTTATCTACGACATCGTGCATTATTTGGACGGCAGAGGCCTGCCTGATACGCTAAGTATTGACCCTGCCATTACTTATAATTTGGTGATAAACAGCATTCCTGCCGTAGAAAAGAAAAATGTAGTCATTAACGCTGGAATGCATAATAATATTTCTGTAAAAGTGCCGCAAGGAAATTTGATGGTTACGCATCCCTTGAGCTCGGGCTACGGCAAGACGCTGCCCGTCATGATTCGGCAGGGAAAGAATCTGCTTAATGTGCAGGCAATCAATACGCCCCAGCCGTATTTGATGGGTACTTACGATGTGGAGGTACTCACACTTCCGCGTACTGTGATGAAAAATGTAAATATTCAGGGTGGCAAAAATACGACTATCGACATACCTGGCCCTGGCCTCGTGAACATTACCGACAACGTGGCGGGTTATGGCGGTATTTACGAAGTGCGCGAAGATGGCCAAGAAGTCTTAATCTATAACCTGAGCAGAGGTTCGCGTGTGAGTTTGTCCATTCAACCTGGCGAATATAAGGTGGTGTATAGGTCGGCCAAAGCCATCAATTCAAAGTTTACGGCAGTGAAATATTTCACGGTAGAGGCCACTGGTAGCGTAGTAGATGTTACTTTGTTTTAG
- the menB gene encoding 1,4-dihydroxy-2-naphthoyl-CoA synthase, whose translation MESKYAWETIKEYQEIKYSYYNGVAKISINRPHVHNAFTPLTVREMSEAMELARQDERVGVVILTGEGGKAFCSGGDQSVRGHGGYVGEDKVPRLNVLDLQMQIRRIPKPVVAMVAGWAIGGGHVLHVVCDLSIAAENARFGQTGPKVGSFDGGFGASYLARVVGQKKAREIWYLCDQYDAQDALQMGLVNKVVPLEKLEETTMEWCAKMLEKSPMALRMLKSAFNAELDGQAGIQELAGNATLLYYLSEEAKEGRDAFVQKRKPDFAKYPKFP comes from the coding sequence ATGGAATCAAAATACGCTTGGGAAACCATTAAAGAATACCAAGAAATTAAGTATTCGTATTACAACGGTGTAGCCAAAATCAGCATTAACCGTCCGCACGTACACAACGCTTTCACGCCGCTTACGGTGCGCGAAATGTCGGAAGCGATGGAGTTGGCACGTCAGGACGAACGCGTAGGCGTTGTTATCCTTACAGGCGAAGGCGGCAAAGCATTTTGCAGCGGTGGCGACCAAAGTGTACGCGGTCATGGCGGCTATGTGGGCGAAGACAAAGTGCCGCGTCTGAACGTGCTTGATCTTCAGATGCAAATCCGTCGTATCCCGAAGCCTGTAGTGGCGATGGTGGCGGGTTGGGCTATCGGTGGCGGCCACGTGTTGCATGTGGTTTGCGATTTGAGTATTGCTGCCGAGAACGCACGTTTCGGACAAACTGGCCCTAAAGTGGGTAGTTTTGATGGTGGCTTTGGTGCTTCGTACTTGGCGCGTGTGGTAGGTCAGAAAAAAGCCCGCGAAATTTGGTATTTGTGCGACCAATACGACGCGCAAGACGCTTTGCAAATGGGCTTGGTAAACAAAGTAGTTCCGTTGGAGAAACTCGAAGAAACAACAATGGAATGGTGTGCCAAAATGCTCGAAAAAAGCCCAATGGCTTTGCGTATGCTTAAGTCGGCATTCAATGCGGAACTTGACGGACAGGCTGGTATTCAGGAACTTGCAGGTAATGCCACGTTGTTGTATTATCTTTCGGAAGAAGCCAAAGAAGGCCGCGATGCTTTTGTTCAGAAACGCAAACCTGACTTTGCGAAGTATCCAAAATTCCCTTGA
- the rdgB gene encoding RdgB/HAM1 family non-canonical purine NTP pyrophosphatase, giving the protein MLKICLATNNRHKIEELLPLLGEGIELVTLRDIGCEVDLPENQDTLQGNALEKAQYVWDNFGVSCIADDTGLEVATLDGAPGVYSARYAGPARSDAANVALLLQNLANKTNRTAQFRTCIALILGGEKHFFEGKIEGEIAVAPTGTNGFGYDPVFVPVGFAETFAQMPLEQKNTMSHRARATAKLLDFLKTKV; this is encoded by the coding sequence ATGTTAAAAATTTGTTTGGCCACCAACAACCGCCACAAAATAGAAGAATTGCTCCCGTTGCTTGGAGAAGGAATTGAGTTAGTTACGCTGCGCGATATTGGTTGCGAAGTGGATTTGCCCGAAAACCAAGACACGCTACAAGGCAACGCCCTGGAAAAAGCGCAATACGTTTGGGATAATTTTGGGGTGAGTTGCATCGCCGACGATACGGGCTTGGAAGTGGCGACCTTAGACGGCGCACCTGGTGTTTATTCGGCGCGTTATGCTGGGCCTGCGCGTTCGGATGCCGCGAATGTGGCTTTGTTGCTCCAAAATTTAGCCAATAAAACCAATCGCACGGCGCAATTTCGGACTTGTATCGCGTTGATTCTGGGCGGAGAAAAACACTTTTTTGAGGGAAAAATAGAAGGCGAAATTGCCGTCGCCCCGACGGGTACAAATGGTTTCGGTTACGACCCCGTATTCGTACCTGTGGGTTTTGCAGAAACTTTTGCTCAAATGCCACTGGAGCAAAAAAATACGATGAGTCACCGCGCACGTGCTACGGCCAAGCTCTTAGATTTCTTGAAAACAAAAGTTTAA
- a CDS encoding MerR family transcriptional regulator encodes MDKPLPEKRYYTIGEVAAYFNLNTSTLRHWESEFPHIRPQTNAKGDRRYTRQDVNNVQEIFVLVKQKGYTLQGAREYLSTNQSQRQTDVVEKLQDIKAFLLELKDILQNPDQQPD; translated from the coding sequence ATGGACAAACCTTTGCCCGAAAAAAGATATTATACCATTGGCGAAGTGGCAGCATATTTTAATCTAAATACTTCTACGTTAAGGCATTGGGAATCAGAATTTCCGCATATACGCCCCCAAACCAATGCTAAAGGCGACCGCCGTTATACGCGCCAAGACGTGAATAATGTGCAAGAAATATTTGTGTTGGTAAAACAAAAAGGCTATACGCTGCAAGGTGCACGCGAATATTTGAGTACCAACCAGAGCCAACGCCAAACTGATGTCGTGGAAAAACTCCAAGACATCAAGGCGTTTTTGTTGGAATTGAAAGACATTTTGCAAAATCCTGACCAACAGCCAGATTAA
- the tsaB gene encoding tRNA (adenosine(37)-N6)-threonylcarbamoyltransferase complex dimerization subunit type 1 TsaB — MSLILSIETSTSVGSVALHRAGVLVSLFDICLENSHSQTLTLQIEQAVTLAGFSLAQLDAVALSAGPGSYTGLRIGTATAKGLCFALDKPLIAVGTLEAMAHGFRQANIYSDALLCPLLDARRMEAWSALYAPNGLETIWDAAPRVLNAESFAEITDNQQVICFGNGAAKYAPLLAHRPNFVFVNGLNPSAKNVGELAHTYWQQGRLADVAYFEPYYLKEGNVTAPKS, encoded by the coding sequence GTGTCTTTAATTTTAAGTATAGAAACTTCTACAAGCGTCGGCTCGGTTGCTTTGCATAGGGCTGGTGTACTTGTTTCTTTGTTTGATATTTGCCTGGAAAATTCACATTCTCAGACGCTTACACTCCAAATTGAGCAAGCCGTAACTTTGGCGGGCTTTTCGCTTGCGCAACTTGATGCTGTGGCTCTTTCGGCAGGGCCAGGTTCTTATACGGGTTTGCGCATCGGGACGGCTACGGCCAAAGGCTTATGTTTTGCGCTGGACAAACCCCTGATTGCTGTTGGGACGCTGGAGGCAATGGCGCATGGTTTCCGCCAAGCCAATATTTACAGCGATGCGCTACTTTGTCCGCTACTCGACGCGCGTCGTATGGAAGCATGGAGTGCGCTGTACGCGCCAAACGGGTTGGAAACCATTTGGGATGCTGCACCGCGCGTTCTGAATGCCGAATCTTTTGCAGAAATAACGGACAATCAGCAAGTTATTTGCTTTGGAAATGGTGCGGCGAAATACGCGCCACTGTTGGCACATCGCCCTAACTTTGTGTTTGTCAACGGCCTGAATCCCTCGGCAAAAAACGTCGGCGAGTTGGCGCACACGTATTGGCAACAAGGCCGCTTGGCCGATGTGGCTTATTTTGAGCCTTATTATTTGAAAGAAGGAAATGTAACCGCTCCAAAATCGTAG
- a CDS encoding GWxTD domain-containing protein, with translation MRKRYLLLALGVLLMGSVQAQRLSATLNYSRFRLDSTQNLLEVYLQFDAATLRLKPDAKKQFQGKVNVAVWVQDSSRTFFADKFEMTTPTAADTLSFKKNLLNTIKRIPLPNGKFTLHLLASDPNSHDTAALRAQLPVELNFNNKNLNFSDIQLLDKYEKATAKSVIVKHGMELWPQVQGFYPAKQHQISFFVELYNATKVLGDTASFALAYAVRKNGTYKNIPELTRILYKKAQATNVFFGTLDVSNLPSGNYDLVVEIIDGNRKMLVQQSKFFQRSNPKADAGLDIAANSESVSGTNVNYGEDFTSKLKPEDLKDYLRALEPLANRQENASIIALSNGGNVVAQRKYLYDFFRRRNPESPTKAFIEYAQRIAVAEEKYSTKTMKAYETDRGRIFLKHGPPNQIENEFTDRKRTSHLEISSLPPYEVWYYYAIEERNQTNVEFAFVQTSLGNNNYKLLHSTAIGEFKNTDWRTALEKKATNSNNFDYMPVDK, from the coding sequence ATGAGAAAAAGATATTTGTTGCTTGCCTTGGGCGTGTTACTGATGGGTTCGGTGCAAGCTCAACGCCTTTCTGCAACGCTGAATTACTCACGTTTTCGGCTGGATTCGACTCAGAATCTACTGGAAGTGTATTTGCAATTTGATGCAGCTACACTTCGGCTGAAACCTGATGCCAAAAAGCAATTTCAGGGAAAAGTAAATGTTGCGGTGTGGGTGCAAGACAGCAGTCGCACGTTTTTTGCCGACAAATTTGAAATGACCACGCCTACGGCTGCCGATACGCTTTCTTTCAAAAAGAACTTACTTAATACTATCAAACGTATTCCGTTGCCCAACGGAAAATTCACGTTGCATTTGCTTGCTTCCGACCCGAACAGCCACGATACTGCTGCGCTACGCGCACAATTGCCCGTTGAATTGAATTTCAATAATAAAAATCTGAATTTCAGTGATATACAGCTTTTGGATAAATACGAAAAAGCAACGGCAAAAAGCGTAATCGTAAAACATGGCATGGAGCTTTGGCCTCAGGTACAAGGCTTTTATCCTGCCAAGCAGCATCAAATTTCGTTTTTTGTGGAGCTTTATAATGCTACCAAAGTGCTTGGCGATACAGCCTCTTTTGCGTTGGCTTATGCTGTGCGTAAAAATGGCACATATAAAAACATTCCTGAACTTACCCGTATTTTGTACAAAAAGGCTCAAGCTACCAATGTATTTTTTGGGACATTGGACGTGAGCAATCTACCTTCTGGCAACTATGATTTGGTGGTAGAAATTATTGATGGCAATCGTAAAATGTTGGTACAGCAAAGCAAGTTTTTCCAACGTAGCAACCCCAAAGCTGACGCAGGTTTGGACATTGCCGCCAATAGCGAATCGGTGAGCGGAACAAATGTAAATTATGGCGAAGATTTTACTTCCAAATTAAAACCTGAGGACTTGAAAGATTATTTGCGAGCCCTAGAGCCACTGGCCAACCGTCAAGAAAATGCGAGTATTATCGCGCTGTCTAACGGCGGGAATGTAGTGGCACAACGCAAATATTTGTACGATTTTTTCCGCCGTCGCAACCCAGAAAGTCCAACTAAAGCTTTTATCGAATACGCACAACGCATCGCCGTAGCCGAAGAAAAATATAGCACCAAAACCATGAAAGCCTACGAAACGGACAGAGGTCGCATATTTTTGAAACATGGCCCACCTAACCAAATCGAGAATGAATTTACGGACAGAAAACGCACTTCTCATTTGGAAATCAGTAGTTTGCCGCCTTACGAAGTTTGGTATTATTATGCCATTGAAGAAAGAAACCAGACCAATGTAGAATTTGCGTTTGTGCAAACGAGTTTGGGTAACAACAATTACAAACTACTTCATTCGACGGCTATCGGAGAGTTTAAAAATACAGATTGGCGCACGGCTTTAGAGAAAAAAGCCACTAACTCCAACAACTTCGATTATATGCCCGTTGATAAATAA
- the ruvB gene encoding Holliday junction branch migration DNA helicase RuvB has protein sequence MREDYLNGNKDSLSNSDREIEKALRPLSFEDFAGQDKILENLKIFVAAARLRGEALDHVLLHGPPGLGKTTLSNIVANELGSGIKITSGPVLDKPSDLAGLLTNLDTNDVLFIDEIHRLNPIVEEYLYSAMEDYKIDIMLDSGPNARSVQIGLNPFTLIGATTRAGMLTSPLRARFGINCRLEYYDAKLLTTIVMRSCHILGTPVDEEAAYEIARRSRGTPRIANNLLRRTRDFAQIKGTGRITLAIAQMALKALDVDEYGLDEMDLRILRTIIHKFKGGPVGITTIATACGEEGETIEEVYEPFLIQEGFIKRTQRGREVTEKAYKHLGLASPNQTGTLFEG, from the coding sequence ATGCGTGAAGATTATTTGAACGGCAATAAAGATTCGCTTTCCAACAGCGACCGCGAGATAGAAAAAGCCTTGCGCCCATTGAGTTTTGAGGACTTTGCGGGGCAAGACAAAATTTTGGAGAATCTAAAAATATTTGTGGCTGCAGCGCGGCTGCGTGGCGAAGCTCTCGACCACGTGCTACTGCATGGCCCTCCAGGCTTGGGCAAAACCACGCTTTCTAACATCGTGGCCAATGAGTTGGGTTCGGGTATCAAAATTACGTCGGGGCCAGTGTTGGACAAACCCAGCGATTTGGCGGGGCTACTCACCAACTTGGACACCAACGACGTTTTGTTTATCGACGAAATTCACCGCCTCAATCCCATTGTGGAAGAATACTTGTATTCGGCAATGGAAGATTACAAAATTGATATTATGCTCGATTCGGGTCCAAATGCGCGAAGCGTCCAAATCGGTCTGAATCCGTTTACGCTCATCGGCGCAACGACCCGCGCAGGAATGCTTACCTCGCCATTGCGTGCGCGTTTTGGGATTAATTGCCGTTTGGAATATTATGATGCTAAATTACTGACTACCATCGTGATGCGTTCGTGCCACATACTCGGTACGCCCGTAGATGAAGAAGCCGCCTACGAAATTGCGCGTCGCAGCAGAGGCACGCCACGTATTGCCAACAACTTGTTGCGCCGCACACGCGATTTTGCGCAAATCAAAGGCACTGGCCGCATTACGTTGGCCATCGCGCAAATGGCTCTAAAGGCTTTGGACGTGGACGAATACGGCTTGGACGAAATGGACTTGCGGATTTTGCGCACCATTATTCACAAATTTAAAGGCGGCCCTGTCGGGATTACAACCATCGCTACGGCCTGCGGCGAAGAGGGCGAAACCATCGAGGAAGTATATGAACCATTTCTTATACAAGAAGGATTTATCAAACGCACGCAGCGAGGCCGCGAAGTAACCGAAAAAGCCTACAAACATTTGGGATTGGCTTCGCCCAACCAAACAGGTACGCTTTTTGAAGGCTAA